The following are from one region of the Leeia speluncae genome:
- a CDS encoding NAD kinase: MDKIFPRIAIVGRRRTPEVQVSVMQLAEFLSDQGLEIYLDAEAVTNNQAGNYPRIPREEMGSKVDLAIVIGGDGTLLGIARLLAGHNVPLIGVNHGRLGFMTDVPLHRMMNIFRDMLEGQYVSEERILLETSVQRDGQTIATGTAFNDVVFSRGALGAMIEFEIFIDGQFVYSQRSDGLIVTTPTGSTAYALAAGGPILHPSVPAIALVPICPQSMTNRPIAVSDKCQVEVVMLKGFESRVHFDGQSHIDLKETDRIFIKRSERKLTLLHPTNYNYYDILREKLHWGEQLL, encoded by the coding sequence ATGGACAAAATCTTTCCTCGTATCGCCATTGTCGGGCGTCGCCGTACGCCTGAAGTTCAAGTATCGGTTATGCAACTGGCTGAGTTTCTCTCAGATCAGGGGCTAGAGATCTATTTGGACGCTGAAGCCGTGACCAATAATCAGGCGGGCAACTACCCACGCATCCCTCGTGAAGAGATGGGAAGCAAGGTAGACCTAGCGATTGTCATTGGTGGCGATGGCACCCTATTAGGAATTGCGAGACTACTAGCAGGTCACAATGTCCCGCTTATTGGGGTCAACCATGGCCGCCTAGGCTTTATGACCGATGTCCCTCTGCACCGCATGATGAATATCTTCCGCGATATGCTAGAAGGCCAATATGTTTCGGAAGAACGCATCTTACTGGAAACATCGGTTCAAAGAGACGGCCAAACCATCGCAACAGGTACCGCCTTTAACGATGTCGTATTTAGCCGTGGCGCACTCGGCGCAATGATCGAGTTCGAAATCTTTATTGATGGTCAGTTTGTCTATAGCCAACGCTCAGATGGGCTTATTGTGACCACACCAACTGGTTCTACCGCCTATGCGCTAGCCGCTGGTGGACCGATTCTGCATCCATCCGTTCCTGCGATTGCACTGGTACCAATCTGCCCGCAATCCATGACAAACCGCCCGATTGCAGTGAGTGATAAATGCCAGGTTGAAGTCGTCATGCTAAAAGGCTTTGAAAGCCGCGTGCATTTTGATGGTCAATCCCACATCGATTTAAAAGAAACTGACCGCATCTTTATTAAGCGCTCAGAACGTAAACTCACCCTGCTTCATCCAACCAATTACAATTACTACGATATCCTTAGAGAAAAACTACATTGGGGCGAGCAACTGCTCTAA
- the hrcA gene encoding heat-inducible transcriptional repressor HrcA, with translation MINPRAQQLLRVLVERYIEDGQPVGSRTLSQASGMDLSPASIRNVMSELENLGFVASPHTSAGRIPTPRGYRYFVDTLLTKRPDINEELRQQVESQFNHDTPQRLASTASHLLSELTQFAGVVVTPKRTNLAIRHIEFLQMGPSKVLLILVATDGTVQNRFLQMERDYSAEELLEAANFLNKHYVGCSFLVMRERLHAELKQLQSDVTALMNAALEVGESVISEQQENLVLSGEHNLISSVDLSRNVDRLKQLFLVFEQKTALMQLLDNSQRAEGVQLFIGSESGMIPLEECSVVTSSYRVDGDIVGTLGVIGPTRMAYDRVIPIVDVTAKLLSNALSQ, from the coding sequence ATGATCAACCCCAGAGCGCAACAACTCTTACGAGTGCTGGTTGAGCGTTATATTGAGGACGGTCAACCCGTGGGTTCCCGTACACTTTCACAAGCTTCAGGCATGGATTTAAGCCCTGCTTCTATCCGAAATGTGATGTCTGAATTAGAGAATTTAGGGTTTGTGGCTAGCCCACATACTTCTGCTGGGCGTATCCCTACGCCGCGCGGGTATCGCTATTTTGTGGATACGCTCTTAACCAAAAGACCGGATATTAATGAAGAGTTGCGCCAGCAGGTGGAGTCTCAGTTTAACCACGATACGCCACAGCGTTTAGCATCTACTGCTTCTCATCTGTTATCTGAATTAACGCAGTTTGCCGGGGTGGTCGTGACACCTAAGCGAACTAACTTAGCGATACGCCACATTGAATTTTTGCAAATGGGGCCATCTAAAGTGTTACTCATTTTGGTGGCGACGGATGGCACTGTTCAAAACCGTTTCTTGCAAATGGAGCGAGACTATTCTGCAGAAGAATTACTCGAAGCAGCTAACTTCTTAAATAAGCATTATGTGGGTTGTTCGTTTTTGGTAATGCGAGAGCGTTTGCATGCTGAACTAAAGCAACTGCAAAGTGATGTGACGGCATTAATGAACGCAGCCTTAGAAGTGGGCGAGTCGGTGATTAGTGAGCAGCAGGAAAATCTGGTGTTAAGCGGTGAGCATAATCTCATTTCTAGCGTGGATTTATCTCGTAACGTTGATCGATTGAAACAGTTGTTCCTTGTGTTTGAACAAAAGACGGCATTGATGCAGTTATTAGATAACAGCCAACGTGCCGAAGGGGTGCAACTCTTTATTGGTAGTGAGTCTGGGATGATTCCGCTTGAAGAGTGTTCTGTGGTGACCAGTAGTTACCGGGTAGACGGTGATATTGTCGGCACTTTGGGGGTGATTGGCCCAACGCGTATGGCGTATGACCGCGTGATCCCGATTGTAGATGTCACTGCGAAACTATTATCAAATGCTTTGTCTCAGTAA
- the hemH gene encoding ferrochelatase — MSKYVTEPPFEHGSEKKIGVLLVNLGTPEAPTAKAVRPYLREFLSDTRVVEIPKPVWWLILNAFILPFRPKQSALKYASIWTNDGSPLMVHTTKQMKLLKGLIGERQGPGYVVDFAMRYGKPSVADKMQQLKREGCEHIVVLPLYPQYAASSAGSVMDAVGRTIQMMRNPPVVRSVKHFHDHPTYIEALAKQVKKHWALNGRGDHLLMSFHGVPKATLTKGDPYFCECHKTGRLLAEALGLAKGAYTIAFQSRFGKAEWVKPYTFEVLHQLGKAKTPKLDIICPGFVSDCLETLEEIAMEGKAEFVAAGGGEYRYVPCLNEEEGLIETLYQLVQQEVLGWEKVLPSPAERMKSREVAKEKGAKQ; from the coding sequence ATGTCTAAGTATGTAACCGAACCACCTTTTGAGCATGGTTCCGAGAAAAAAATTGGCGTTTTATTAGTTAATCTAGGAACGCCAGAAGCGCCTACTGCCAAAGCGGTAAGGCCGTACTTGCGAGAGTTCTTGTCTGATACACGGGTTGTGGAAATTCCAAAACCTGTTTGGTGGTTGATTTTAAATGCGTTTATTTTGCCGTTTAGACCAAAACAATCTGCATTAAAGTACGCCAGTATTTGGACCAATGATGGTTCGCCGTTAATGGTCCATACCACTAAACAAATGAAACTATTAAAAGGGCTGATTGGTGAACGCCAAGGTCCGGGTTATGTAGTGGACTTTGCGATGCGCTATGGTAAACCTTCAGTTGCTGACAAAATGCAGCAACTGAAGAGAGAAGGCTGCGAGCACATTGTGGTGCTGCCACTCTATCCGCAATATGCGGCAAGTAGTGCGGGTTCTGTCATGGATGCGGTTGGCCGTACGATTCAGATGATGCGTAACCCGCCTGTTGTGCGCTCCGTTAAACATTTTCATGATCATCCTACTTATATAGAAGCATTGGCGAAGCAGGTGAAAAAACATTGGGCATTAAATGGTCGTGGCGACCATTTGCTCATGAGTTTCCACGGCGTGCCTAAAGCGACATTAACCAAGGGCGATCCTTACTTTTGCGAGTGTCACAAAACGGGTCGCTTATTAGCCGAAGCACTTGGTTTGGCCAAGGGGGCATACACGATTGCTTTCCAGTCTCGATTTGGGAAAGCCGAATGGGTAAAACCTTATACGTTTGAAGTATTGCATCAGTTAGGGAAAGCCAAAACACCGAAGCTGGATATTATTTGCCCGGGATTTGTTTCTGATTGCCTAGAAACGCTGGAAGAAATTGCGATGGAAGGCAAGGCAGAGTTTGTTGCAGCTGGCGGTGGTGAATATCGTTATGTGCCTTGTCTGAATGAAGAAGAGGGATTGATTGAAACCCTTTATCAGTTAGTCCAACAAGAAGTGCTGGGCTGGGAAAAAGTGTTGCCGTCACCCGCTGAAAGAATGAAGTCACGGGAAGTGGCAAAGGAAAAAGGTGCTAAGCAATAA
- a CDS encoding hemerythrin domain-containing protein: MSTLAKMHTEDHFACERHLQALIIAADTKQTTDCLRSLDSFRDEFLAHLAMEENSIFNRIVEAMPNTESTIKKLRKAHDEMRVTLDNIAKKMVLQDFANLAELSRDLQRSLQDHANDEEKLFIAVGEVIASHSH, translated from the coding sequence ATGAGTACGCTAGCCAAAATGCACACAGAAGATCACTTTGCTTGTGAACGCCATTTACAAGCATTGATTATTGCCGCAGATACCAAACAAACAACTGACTGTTTGCGCTCTTTGGACTCTTTCCGTGATGAGTTTTTGGCACACCTTGCGATGGAAGAAAACTCGATTTTTAATCGTATTGTAGAGGCGATGCCAAATACTGAATCGACGATTAAAAAACTACGTAAAGCACATGATGAAATGCGCGTTACCTTAGACAATATTGCAAAAAAGATGGTACTACAGGATTTTGCAAACCTAGCTGAACTGTCTCGTGATTTACAGCGTAGCCTTCAAGACCATGCTAACGATGAAGAGAAGCTATTTATTGCAGTGGGTGAAGTGATTGCAAGCCATTCACACTAA
- a CDS encoding GNAT family N-acetyltransferase has protein sequence MTTRTNEFNQPIGEEVPQWQAREKPQRIVLTGQYCQLVPVSHDQHLDDLYEAYTSAPDGRDWTYLFQAPPSDKTTFSQYLKNVETSQDPLAYTVIDLASQKAVGTLSLMRIDPTHGVIEVGGVTFSPKLKQTPLSTEAQFLLMQYAFDHLGYRRYEWKCDSLNAPSRKAALRLGFQFEGIFRQAIVYKGRSRDTAWFSIIDSEWPTVKAALAAWLAHANFDENGQQKQRLEAIRQSIASHT, from the coding sequence ATGACAACACGGACAAATGAATTTAACCAACCGATTGGTGAAGAAGTACCGCAGTGGCAAGCTCGCGAAAAACCGCAACGCATTGTGCTAACAGGCCAATACTGCCAACTCGTACCGGTCTCTCATGATCAACACCTAGATGATCTATATGAAGCCTACACCAGCGCACCAGATGGCCGAGATTGGACTTACCTATTCCAGGCTCCACCCTCAGACAAAACCACATTTAGCCAATACCTGAAAAATGTAGAGACTAGCCAAGATCCATTAGCCTATACGGTTATCGATCTAGCCAGCCAAAAAGCGGTGGGTACTTTATCGTTGATGCGGATAGATCCAACCCACGGGGTAATTGAAGTTGGTGGTGTCACCTTCTCACCCAAACTAAAGCAAACCCCGCTATCCACTGAGGCGCAGTTTCTATTAATGCAGTATGCGTTTGATCATCTAGGCTACCGCCGATACGAATGGAAGTGCGATAGCCTCAATGCACCTTCTAGAAAGGCGGCCTTACGCCTCGGGTTTCAGTTTGAAGGGATATTTAGACAAGCGATTGTCTATAAAGGAAGAAGCCGTGATACCGCTTGGTTTTCTATCATCGATTCCGAATGGCCAACCGTGAAAGCCGCATTAGCCGCATGGTTAGCTCATGCTAACTTTGATGAAAACGGGCAGCAAAAACAGCGTTTAGAAGCAATCCGCCAATCGATTGCAAGTCACACATAA
- a CDS encoding GNAT family N-acetyltransferase yields the protein MSSPIHIQLVRPTDFNAWLLLWQGYQAFYQTDIPESVTQQTWDRFLTESEPMHSALAWQDNQAIGMVNYIEHRSCWTKGDYVYLQDLFVSPSCRGGGVGRKLIEHVYQHATHISASRVWWLTHETNQDAMKLYDKIANRPGFVQYRHLIG from the coding sequence ATGTCCTCCCCTATCCACATTCAATTAGTACGCCCGACAGACTTCAATGCATGGCTGTTGCTATGGCAGGGTTATCAGGCTTTTTATCAAACAGATATCCCAGAATCGGTCACCCAACAAACTTGGGATCGGTTCTTAACCGAATCAGAACCCATGCATTCGGCACTTGCTTGGCAAGATAATCAGGCAATTGGTATGGTGAATTACATCGAGCACCGTTCTTGTTGGACAAAAGGTGACTATGTGTATTTACAAGATTTATTTGTCAGCCCATCTTGTAGAGGGGGTGGGGTTGGCAGAAAATTAATCGAACATGTTTATCAACATGCTACCCATATCTCCGCCTCTCGTGTGTGGTGGTTAACCCATGAAACCAATCAAGATGCGATGAAGCTTTACGATAAAATTGCCAATCGCCCGGGCTTTGTACAGTACAGACACTTAATCGGTTAA